The Streptomyces cynarae genome contains a region encoding:
- a CDS encoding DinB family protein, with translation MAFDEPTTPDQAHAPQVTGERADLLAVLTKHRDLLRLTTRDLTDEQAGRRTTVSELCLGGLVKHVTSVERTWTAFILDGPCAVGDFTAMTEADWARRADEFRMLPGETLAGVLADYEEAARRTDELVAGLPDLDATQPLPETPWPRPDERWSARRVLLHIISETAQHSGHADIIRECLDGAKSMG, from the coding sequence ATGGCTTTTGACGAGCCGACCACCCCCGACCAGGCCCACGCGCCGCAAGTCACCGGCGAGCGCGCCGACCTGTTGGCGGTCCTCACCAAGCACCGGGACCTGCTGCGCCTCACCACACGCGACCTCACCGACGAGCAGGCCGGGCGGCGCACCACCGTCAGCGAGCTGTGCCTGGGCGGCCTGGTCAAGCACGTCACATCGGTCGAGCGGACCTGGACCGCCTTCATCCTGGACGGCCCCTGTGCCGTAGGTGACTTCACCGCCATGACCGAGGCCGACTGGGCGCGCCGGGCCGACGAGTTCCGGATGCTGCCCGGTGAGACGCTAGCGGGTGTGCTGGCCGACTACGAGGAGGCGGCACGCCGGACCGACGAGCTGGTCGCCGGCCTGCCCGATCTCGACGCCACCCAGCCGCTGCCCGAAACGCCGTGGCCCCGGCCCGACGAGCGGTGGTCGGCCCGCCGGGTGCTGCTGCACATCATCTCGGAGACCGCCCAGCACTCCGGCCACGCCGACATCATCCGGGAGTGCCTGGACGGCGCCAAGTCCATGGGCTGA
- a CDS encoding nucleotidyl transferase AbiEii/AbiGii toxin family protein — protein MKLAEPHRRLLADVLAVGAPYALALAGGDAVRAHGLVDRPSRDVDVATESAAPMEEITSAVRAGLEERGWAVRPLGTDPLAARLGVTEPATGEECELQVLKEALWHPPVVTELGLTVSLEDVVGMKVRALADRGFARDLIDVHAASDRFSHPELEELARRHAGGTFDLTDLQARLTGAEWLDDSQFAAYGLDETAINELHRWAQQWADDIAERLVEGEPPEEE, from the coding sequence GTGAAGCTCGCTGAACCGCATCGACGGCTGCTGGCCGACGTTCTCGCCGTCGGTGCGCCTTACGCCCTGGCGCTCGCCGGTGGGGACGCAGTGCGGGCACATGGGTTGGTGGACCGGCCCAGCCGCGACGTGGACGTCGCCACGGAGAGCGCCGCTCCGATGGAGGAGATCACCTCCGCCGTCAGGGCCGGTCTGGAGGAGCGGGGCTGGGCCGTGCGCCCGCTGGGGACGGACCCCCTTGCCGCGCGGCTCGGCGTCACCGAGCCGGCCACCGGTGAGGAGTGCGAGCTGCAGGTGCTGAAGGAAGCGCTCTGGCATCCGCCGGTCGTCACCGAGCTCGGCCTGACCGTCTCCCTCGAAGACGTCGTCGGCATGAAGGTGCGGGCACTTGCCGACCGCGGTTTCGCCCGCGACCTCATCGACGTTCACGCCGCCTCCGACCGCTTCAGTCACCCCGAACTCGAGGAACTGGCCCGCCGCCATGCCGGTGGCACCTTCGACCTCACCGATCTGCAGGCCCGCCTGACCGGCGCGGAGTGGCTCGACGACTCGCAGTTCGCCGCCTACGGCCTCGACGAGACCGCGATCAACGAACTCCACCGCTGGGCCCAGCAATGGGCGGACGACATCGCGGAGCGGCTGGTGGAGGGGGAGCCGCCCGAGGAGGAGTGA
- a CDS encoding DUF1203 domain-containing protein, protein MDNVRAGGVDASGHPVERITAEGGEPLRCCLRDARPGEKLLLFGHQPPLPASPYREIGAVLAHAEPCAGPADVTGYPPDWRGRPQVLRAYDERGWIHDATIVHDGRHPEKVIAELLAEPDVVQIHSRNVAWGCYMFTITRPE, encoded by the coding sequence TTGGACAACGTCCGCGCCGGCGGCGTCGACGCCTCGGGTCATCCCGTCGAGCGCATCACCGCTGAGGGCGGCGAGCCGCTCCGATGCTGTCTGCGCGACGCAAGGCCCGGTGAGAAGCTGCTGCTCTTCGGGCACCAGCCGCCGCTTCCGGCCAGTCCCTACCGCGAGATCGGGGCCGTACTCGCCCATGCCGAACCCTGCGCGGGCCCGGCCGACGTCACCGGCTACCCGCCGGATTGGCGCGGACGCCCGCAGGTGCTGCGGGCGTACGACGAGCGCGGATGGATCCACGACGCGACCATCGTGCACGACGGCCGGCACCCCGAAAAGGTGATCGCTGAACTGCTCGCCGAGCCGGACGTCGTGCAGATCCACAGCCGCAATGTCGCCTGGGGCTGCTACATGTTCACCATCACCCGCCCTGAATGA
- a CDS encoding DUF397 domain-containing protein, protein MRNAADDVTVTRPDSRFRALHAGWYPTWRSPAPSKAGTDWAASPPPYAIHVRDSKRTAGLTVPRDSWAGFLALARRG, encoded by the coding sequence ATGCGGAATGCCGCGGACGATGTCACAGTCACCCGTCCAGACTCTCGGTTCCGTGCGCTTCACGCTGGCTGGTATCCGACATGGCGTTCGCCGGCACCGAGCAAGGCGGGAACCGACTGGGCGGCGTCCCCACCCCCCTACGCCATCCACGTCCGCGACTCCAAGCGCACCGCAGGCCTCACCGTCCCCCGGGACTCCTGGGCCGGCTTCCTCGCACTCGCGCGTCGGGGCTGA
- a CDS encoding ArsR/SmtB family transcription factor produces MGLWYVSADTLAGSRFLLSPLAEVFAALKLLHAGTASHPGERAWLDAHLPAYRARLAADPVTGLLVRSGLGAEWIADFLTPTPRDGETFEEGVGRVRSASPADARAHLTVSLRGPLPAALDRDDLPERAADLLTYVWTQTVRPYWDRRRRVLEADVVARTAQLSRGGWAAALDTLLPGRTRWLGGNRLQVNLHEYPPREISGAQLLFVPVTPQRAGWVSWEEPDRYALVYPCAGVLADGTRTVVPDSLGALLGPARARVLVLLDSPMSTSQLVAVTGQGLGSVGRHLKVLLDGRLVERRRAGRSVLYSRTAAGEVLVTAQRA; encoded by the coding sequence ATGGGCCTCTGGTACGTCAGCGCCGACACCCTCGCCGGCAGCCGGTTCCTGCTCTCGCCGCTCGCCGAGGTGTTCGCCGCTCTGAAGCTGCTGCACGCCGGTACCGCCTCCCACCCCGGGGAACGCGCCTGGCTGGACGCCCACCTCCCCGCGTACCGGGCGCGGCTGGCCGCCGACCCCGTCACCGGGCTGCTCGTCCGCAGCGGGCTAGGCGCGGAGTGGATCGCCGACTTCCTCACGCCCACGCCCAGGGACGGGGAGACCTTCGAGGAGGGCGTGGGCCGCGTCCGCTCCGCCTCCCCCGCCGACGCCCGGGCCCACCTGACCGTGTCCCTGCGCGGACCGCTCCCCGCCGCCCTCGATCGCGACGACCTGCCCGAACGCGCGGCCGACCTGCTCACCTACGTGTGGACGCAGACCGTACGGCCGTACTGGGACCGGCGGCGGCGCGTCCTGGAGGCGGATGTCGTCGCCCGGACCGCGCAGCTGAGCCGGGGCGGCTGGGCGGCCGCGCTGGACACCCTGCTGCCGGGCCGGACCCGCTGGCTCGGCGGGAACCGGCTCCAGGTCAACCTCCACGAGTACCCGCCGCGCGAGATCTCCGGGGCCCAGCTCCTCTTCGTCCCCGTCACCCCGCAGCGGGCCGGCTGGGTGTCCTGGGAGGAACCCGACCGGTACGCCCTCGTCTATCCGTGCGCCGGCGTGCTGGCCGACGGGACGCGCACGGTGGTCCCGGACAGTCTCGGCGCGCTGCTCGGGCCCGCCCGTGCCCGGGTGCTCGTGCTGCTGGACTCCCCGATGAGCACCAGCCAGTTGGTCGCCGTGACCGGGCAGGGGCTCGGCTCGGTCGGGCGCCACCTCAAAGTGCTGCTGGACGGGCGGCTGGTGGAGCGGCGGCGTGCAGGACGGTCGGTGCTGTATTCGCGTACGGCCGCCGGTGAGGTGCTCGTCACAGCGCAGCGGGCGTGA
- a CDS encoding RICIN domain-containing protein, whose translation MRRMIEHARRLVGLSCPVALAATLLIPAQSAQAAGSSLDPFNANFTLTRVDGDKSGLINSVENAGVTKASVTDVIGQHTGSPSLCHGTGLNGALKYDGFCWDDADDRTGYTDTDSSGTLVGGWMPQGFSGSHDATDDGLYDGRHLYVASWYFGKYANNLPNEQYARVSIIQSTGGSMTYGHVALVEPTDGNFTNLRYTSHEDGIAWYGDRLFVANGAELQVYDLSHLWRMTDPSGAGTGLVAGQSSARYHQWALPLVARYTTKAGATPDTDAAPFRNNDPRACQPADTTGELCLSSLSIDRSGGSPVLVSVENIKAAGGRIVRWPLSQFDSGLPTQVSSETTGYTTPVFNVQGTVTDGGAYYMSGDCPTDSSGASAWPSGYSCIHEATPGQAPHVLTQSPYLTESLSYDHNAGRLWGLNEALEDQTVGPRRVVFSIDPHAGQAVDGYGWLSNFTKPGFTCATPQGDGTANGTPVTVYHCTGAASQRWAYSGGRIVNQASGKCLTPQGDAAGTNGTLLTLWTCNTSASSQLFSSLNGATVSSAGLAITPKGNSLADGTWLTLWTQSNPTADVQKWSVGGF comes from the coding sequence ATGAGACGCATGATCGAGCACGCAAGACGCCTGGTGGGACTCTCGTGCCCAGTGGCCCTCGCGGCGACGCTGCTGATACCCGCGCAGTCCGCACAGGCCGCCGGTTCCTCGCTGGACCCCTTCAACGCGAACTTCACGCTCACGCGGGTGGACGGGGACAAGTCCGGCCTCATCAACTCCGTGGAGAACGCCGGGGTCACGAAGGCGTCCGTCACCGACGTCATAGGCCAGCACACGGGCAGCCCGTCCCTGTGCCACGGCACCGGCCTGAACGGCGCCCTGAAGTACGACGGCTTCTGCTGGGACGACGCCGACGACAGGACCGGATACACGGACACGGACAGCAGCGGCACGCTCGTCGGCGGCTGGATGCCCCAGGGCTTCTCCGGCTCGCACGACGCCACCGACGACGGCCTCTACGACGGCCGCCATCTCTACGTCGCCTCCTGGTACTTCGGCAAGTACGCGAACAATCTCCCCAACGAGCAGTACGCCCGCGTTTCGATCATCCAGTCGACCGGCGGCTCGATGACGTACGGGCACGTCGCGCTCGTGGAACCGACCGACGGCAACTTCACGAACCTGAGGTACACCTCGCACGAGGACGGCATCGCCTGGTACGGCGACCGCCTGTTCGTGGCCAACGGCGCCGAGCTCCAGGTCTACGACCTGTCGCACCTGTGGAGGATGACCGACCCGAGCGGCGCCGGCACCGGCCTGGTCGCAGGCCAGAGCTCGGCCCGCTACCACCAGTGGGCGCTGCCCCTGGTGGCCCGCTACACCACCAAGGCGGGTGCCACGCCCGACACCGACGCCGCCCCCTTCCGCAACAACGACCCGCGCGCCTGCCAACCGGCCGACACCACCGGCGAGCTCTGCCTCAGCAGCCTGAGCATCGACCGCTCCGGCGGCAGCCCGGTGCTGGTCTCCGTCGAGAACATCAAGGCGGCGGGCGGCCGGATCGTCCGCTGGCCCCTGTCGCAGTTCGACTCCGGCCTGCCCACCCAGGTCAGTTCGGAGACGACGGGCTACACCACGCCCGTGTTCAACGTCCAGGGCACGGTCACGGACGGCGGCGCCTACTACATGAGCGGCGACTGCCCGACTGACTCGAGCGGTGCGAGTGCCTGGCCCTCCGGCTACTCCTGCATCCACGAGGCCACCCCCGGTCAGGCCCCGCACGTCCTGACCCAGTCGCCGTACCTGACCGAGAGCCTTTCCTACGACCACAACGCCGGGCGCCTGTGGGGCCTGAACGAGGCGCTCGAGGACCAGACCGTCGGCCCGCGCCGCGTCGTGTTCTCCATCGACCCGCACGCCGGCCAGGCAGTCGACGGCTACGGCTGGCTGTCCAACTTCACCAAACCGGGCTTCACCTGCGCCACCCCGCAAGGCGACGGCACGGCCAATGGAACCCCGGTCACCGTCTATCACTGCACCGGGGCCGCATCCCAGCGCTGGGCCTATTCGGGCGGCCGTATCGTGAACCAGGCGAGCGGCAAGTGCCTCACACCGCAGGGCGACGCCGCGGGCACCAACGGCACCCTGCTGACCCTGTGGACCTGCAACACCTCAGCCTCCTCCCAGCTCTTCTCATCCCTCAACGGCGCCACCGTCAGCAGCGCGGGCCTGGCCATCACCCCGAAGGGCAACTCCCTGGCCGACGGCACCTGGCTGACGCTGTGGACACAGAGCAACCCCACGGCGGACGTCCAGAAGTGGAGCGTGGGCGGCTTCTGA
- a CDS encoding glutathione peroxidase — translation MTTTDNSAGASVLDVQIGALQGGSADLSQYAGKAVLVVNVASKCGLTPQYAGLERLHERYAPLGFTVLGVPCNQFLGQEPGSAGEIAEFCSATYGVTFPMTEKVEVNGEGRHPLYERLVGHADAEGHSGDIRWNFEKFLIGKDGKVVARFSPQTEPEAAEVVAAIEGQLA, via the coding sequence ATGACGACTACTGACAACAGTGCGGGTGCCTCTGTCCTCGATGTCCAGATCGGTGCGCTCCAGGGTGGTTCCGCGGACCTGTCCCAGTACGCGGGCAAGGCCGTCCTCGTGGTGAACGTGGCCTCCAAGTGCGGGCTGACGCCGCAGTACGCGGGTCTGGAGCGGCTGCACGAGCGGTACGCGCCGCTGGGCTTCACCGTGCTCGGCGTGCCCTGCAACCAGTTCCTCGGGCAGGAGCCCGGCAGTGCCGGGGAAATCGCGGAGTTCTGCTCGGCGACGTACGGCGTGACCTTCCCGATGACGGAGAAGGTCGAGGTGAACGGGGAGGGACGGCACCCTCTGTACGAGCGCCTGGTCGGCCACGCGGACGCCGAGGGGCACAGCGGGGACATCCGATGGAACTTCGAGAAGTTCCTGATCGGGAAGGACGGCAAGGTCGTCGCCCGCTTCTCGCCGCAGACGGAGCCGGAGGCGGCCGAGGTCGTGGCGGCCATCGAGGGCCAGCTCGCGTAG
- a CDS encoding MFS transporter, whose protein sequence is MATAEPTHADDADREHHPDGSPGPRIPLGAPTPDPLARPAPQAPVHQAPVPTPAPPVPAAPATGAEPPALDAQKAPGRLRALAARPGSSSAADLARRHPALAATALAGVLHLIWFFTFANSGGDLAAQDAWAEFVGRHPDSAYNLAWYGGMHPVSYSVVSPYLMSVLGVRTTMMIAGTASAGLLTLILIRSRAVREPRWPALAGVFGLLCNAISGRVTFGLGMVFALGATAAVFCWPYHWRHKRWAKALSAASLAALATMSSPVAGLFVGLVAVALFLQKRRPGAWALGLAPTAVVALSAWLFPFSGTQPMTWASTILPFLFAVLVWVVVPEEWKTVRITAAVYALSVLLVWLISSQIGSNITRLAMLFAGVALVAALPFTVPRSRKWYATVVALTGFVVWIGVKTVDDIIHTTPAASWAHELAPLVHQLQVDGAEKGRVEVVPARSHREASALAPYVNLARGWNRQADMERNPLFYDDTLNSANYHAWLQRWAVHYVVLPKGEPDGDGGERERELVQRGMPYLKQVWGDANWQLFAVTDPTPLADPPAVVDRAEQGELTIQVKNAGRVLIRVPYSPWLGLVDTQGKGVKPPQETDASKHRAKGTPKTYDNVNGCLMEAPEDIWGDKWTELLAPRPGTYRLAAPYQLPRGTACPEELKDEARPSGG, encoded by the coding sequence GTGGCCACAGCGGAGCCGACACACGCCGACGACGCCGACCGGGAACATCACCCGGACGGATCACCGGGACCGCGAATACCGCTGGGCGCACCCACCCCTGACCCACTGGCCCGACCGGCCCCTCAGGCCCCGGTCCACCAGGCCCCGGTCCCGACCCCGGCGCCCCCGGTTCCCGCAGCCCCGGCCACCGGCGCCGAGCCTCCCGCCCTGGACGCTCAGAAGGCCCCGGGACGTCTCCGTGCCCTGGCCGCCCGTCCGGGCTCCTCCAGCGCGGCCGATCTGGCCCGTCGCCATCCCGCCCTCGCCGCCACGGCCCTCGCCGGAGTGCTGCACCTCATCTGGTTCTTCACCTTCGCGAACAGCGGCGGTGACCTCGCTGCGCAGGACGCGTGGGCGGAGTTCGTCGGCCGGCACCCCGACTCGGCGTACAACCTCGCCTGGTACGGGGGCATGCACCCGGTGTCGTACAGCGTCGTGTCGCCGTATCTGATGTCGGTCCTCGGCGTCCGTACGACGATGATGATCGCCGGGACGGCCTCGGCCGGCCTGCTGACGCTGATCCTCATCCGCAGCCGTGCCGTCCGCGAGCCGCGGTGGCCGGCCCTCGCCGGGGTGTTCGGACTCCTCTGCAACGCCATCTCGGGCCGCGTCACATTCGGCCTCGGCATGGTGTTCGCGCTGGGCGCGACCGCGGCCGTGTTCTGCTGGCCGTACCACTGGCGTCACAAACGCTGGGCGAAGGCGCTGTCCGCGGCGTCGCTGGCCGCGCTGGCCACCATGTCGTCCCCGGTGGCGGGCCTGTTCGTGGGACTGGTGGCGGTGGCGCTGTTCCTGCAGAAGCGCCGCCCCGGTGCGTGGGCGCTGGGCCTGGCCCCCACGGCGGTGGTGGCCCTGTCCGCGTGGCTGTTCCCGTTCTCCGGCACGCAACCGATGACGTGGGCGTCGACGATCCTGCCCTTCCTCTTCGCGGTCCTGGTATGGGTTGTGGTGCCCGAGGAGTGGAAGACGGTACGGATCACGGCGGCGGTGTACGCGCTGTCCGTCCTGCTCGTCTGGCTGATCAGCTCCCAGATCGGCTCCAACATCACGCGCCTGGCGATGCTGTTCGCGGGGGTGGCGCTGGTCGCCGCACTGCCGTTCACGGTGCCGCGCAGCCGGAAGTGGTACGCCACCGTGGTGGCGCTCACCGGCTTCGTCGTCTGGATCGGTGTCAAGACGGTGGACGACATCATCCACACCACTCCGGCGGCGTCCTGGGCGCACGAGCTGGCGCCGCTGGTCCACCAGCTCCAGGTGGACGGCGCGGAGAAGGGCCGCGTGGAGGTGGTCCCGGCGCGCTCGCACCGCGAGGCCTCCGCGCTGGCGCCGTACGTCAACCTGGCCCGCGGCTGGAACCGCCAGGCCGACATGGAACGCAACCCGCTCTTCTACGACGACACGCTGAACTCCGCGAACTACCACGCGTGGTTGCAGCGCTGGGCCGTGCACTACGTGGTGCTGCCGAAGGGCGAGCCGGACGGCGACGGCGGCGAACGCGAGCGTGAGCTCGTGCAGCGCGGCATGCCGTACCTGAAGCAGGTCTGGGGCGACGCCAACTGGCAACTGTTCGCGGTGACGGACCCGACCCCCCTGGCGGATCCGCCGGCGGTGGTCGACCGGGCGGAGCAGGGCGAGTTGACGATCCAGGTGAAGAATGCGGGCCGCGTCCTCATCCGCGTCCCCTACTCGCCGTGGCTGGGCCTGGTCGACACCCAAGGCAAGGGCGTGAAGCCCCCGCAGGAGACGGATGCCTCCAAGCACCGCGCCAAGGGCACCCCGAAGACGTACGACAACGTCAACGGCTGCCTGATGGAAGCCCCCGAGGACATCTGGGGCGACAAGTGGACTGAACTCCTGGCCCCCCGCCCGGGCACCTACCGCCTGGCGGCGCCGTATCAGCTACCGCGGGGGACCGCGTGCCCGGAGGAGCTGAAGGACGAGGCCCGGCCGTCCGGCGGCTGA
- a CDS encoding D-alanyl-D-alanine carboxypeptidase family protein, with protein MGARRTEEASVAGESPDRSKQQGSSAETTSGSGAPVPGPAKAGRDPRLALTGEKVRVDQATTVLSTKSLRGSAATAVEEVDQTEEGTGPADTADSGADAADSEVRERAALASWVRSAEEDEAEERAEAEPEEGPEGESGEESPAEPEAESEEKAEAESEEESPGEPEDGSSGADASEAEPEAEDASEAGDDADADAEAGDDADADAEVGADADADAADAESAISEAESESEDSPKSEEKQAEQARQENQQGDEKAEEKGKEGEEEESEGERDSDSDDKKDPEPPVDQPTAVFKAVRPPAVDQPTTMLKVGDAKPSAKSGPSWADKSDKPESEAERTSRFVPLKSLDEPRPTPAEGPQAKPPQAKPTRPASTESKPAAGPADATTAMPQVGPERTAQQPIPPKPPLDLLAELTNTPPPPETPVRTVLRRIKIWSPLVVLLVVIFAIVQAVRPLPTPTLALTADATYTFKGGKLDLPWPGQGQSAIEVEGVGMIGTEGQQSPKPIASVAKIMTAYVTLQAHPLKGNQGGPTITVDQQAEDDSKKEDESTAAMKKGQKFSERQMLQMLMIPSGNNVARLLARWDSDNDTFVGKMNAAAKKLGMTHTTYTDPSGLDKTTVSTAVDQLKLAEAVMQNEVFRSIVGMAKADIPGLDKPIYNNNDLLVKQVGVIGLKTGSSTPAGGNLVWAATKVVDGRTRTIYGAVLNQDAHTGRVWDSLQLALTNSQKLINTIQQSLTTATVVKKGDVVGYLDDQLGGRAPVVATQTLTAVGWPGLKTRLSIGDDGTAPPHEAKAGKVVGELTVGDGSSHAVKVPVALQKDLAEPGFTDKLTRLG; from the coding sequence GTGGGTGCGCGGCGCACGGAGGAGGCATCGGTGGCGGGCGAGTCCCCCGACAGGTCGAAGCAGCAGGGGTCGTCGGCGGAAACGACGTCGGGGAGCGGGGCTCCGGTTCCGGGGCCGGCCAAGGCCGGACGCGACCCGAGGCTCGCGCTGACCGGCGAGAAGGTGCGGGTCGACCAGGCCACGACGGTGCTCTCGACCAAGTCGCTGCGCGGCTCCGCCGCTACGGCTGTCGAGGAGGTCGACCAGACCGAGGAGGGCACGGGTCCCGCGGACACGGCGGACTCCGGTGCCGATGCGGCCGACAGCGAGGTGCGGGAGCGTGCGGCGCTGGCTTCCTGGGTACGGAGCGCCGAGGAGGACGAGGCCGAGGAGAGGGCTGAGGCGGAGCCCGAGGAAGGGCCGGAGGGCGAGTCCGGGGAGGAGTCGCCGGCGGAGCCGGAGGCCGAGTCCGAGGAGAAGGCCGAGGCGGAGTCCGAGGAGGAGTCGCCCGGGGAGCCGGAGGACGGGTCTTCCGGCGCCGACGCCTCCGAAGCGGAGCCGGAGGCCGAGGACGCCTCCGAAGCGGGCGACGACGCCGATGCCGATGCCGAAGCGGGCGACGACGCCGATGCCGATGCCGAAGTGGGCGCCGACGCCGACGCCGACGCCGCCGACGCCGAGTCTGCGATCTCCGAAGCCGAGAGCGAGTCCGAAGACTCCCCCAAGTCCGAGGAAAAGCAGGCAGAACAGGCACGGCAGGAAAATCAGCAAGGCGACGAAAAGGCGGAAGAAAAGGGCAAAGAGGGAGAAGAGGAAGAGTCGGAAGGGGAGCGTGACTCCGACTCCGACGACAAGAAGGACCCCGAACCTCCCGTAGACCAGCCCACCGCCGTCTTCAAGGCCGTACGGCCGCCCGCCGTCGACCAGCCCACCACCATGCTCAAGGTGGGCGACGCCAAGCCCTCTGCCAAGTCCGGCCCCTCCTGGGCGGACAAGTCGGACAAGCCCGAGTCGGAAGCGGAACGCACCAGCAGGTTCGTCCCGTTGAAGTCGCTGGACGAGCCCCGGCCCACCCCGGCGGAGGGCCCGCAGGCCAAGCCCCCGCAGGCGAAGCCCACCCGGCCGGCGTCCACGGAGTCGAAGCCGGCCGCGGGTCCCGCCGACGCGACCACCGCCATGCCTCAGGTCGGCCCCGAGCGCACCGCCCAGCAGCCGATCCCGCCCAAGCCTCCGCTGGATCTGCTCGCTGAGCTGACGAACACCCCGCCGCCCCCGGAGACCCCGGTCCGCACCGTTCTGCGGCGCATCAAGATCTGGTCGCCGCTGGTCGTCCTGCTGGTGGTCATCTTTGCGATCGTGCAGGCGGTCCGCCCGTTGCCGACCCCGACCCTCGCACTGACGGCCGACGCGACGTACACCTTCAAGGGCGGGAAGCTCGACCTGCCCTGGCCGGGCCAGGGCCAGTCGGCCATAGAGGTCGAAGGCGTCGGCATGATCGGCACCGAAGGGCAGCAGAGCCCGAAGCCGATAGCGAGCGTCGCCAAGATCATGACGGCGTACGTCACGCTCCAGGCGCACCCGCTCAAGGGCAACCAGGGCGGCCCGACCATCACCGTCGACCAGCAGGCGGAGGACGACTCGAAGAAGGAGGACGAGTCGACGGCGGCCATGAAGAAGGGCCAGAAGTTCTCCGAGCGGCAGATGCTGCAGATGCTGATGATCCCGTCGGGGAACAACGTCGCGCGGCTGCTGGCCCGCTGGGACTCCGACAACGACACCTTCGTCGGCAAGATGAACGCCGCCGCGAAGAAGCTCGGCATGACCCACACCACGTACACGGACCCGAGCGGCCTGGACAAGACGACCGTGAGCACGGCCGTCGACCAGCTGAAGCTGGCCGAGGCCGTCATGCAGAACGAGGTGTTCCGCAGCATCGTCGGGATGGCCAAGGCGGACATCCCCGGCCTGGACAAGCCGATATACAACAACAACGACCTGCTGGTGAAGCAGGTCGGCGTGATCGGCCTGAAGACCGGCTCCTCCACCCCGGCCGGCGGCAACCTGGTGTGGGCGGCGACGAAGGTGGTCGACGGCAGGACGCGGACGATCTACGGCGCCGTCCTCAACCAGGACGCCCACACCGGCCGTGTCTGGGACAGTCTGCAACTCGCGCTCACCAACAGCCAGAAGCTCATCAACACCATCCAGCAGAGCCTGACCACCGCCACCGTGGTGAAGAAGGGCGACGTCGTCGGATACCTGGACGACCAGCTCGGCGGGAGGGCGCCGGTGGTCGCCACCCAGACCCTGACGGCGGTCGGCTGGCCGGGACTGAAGACGAGGCTGTCGATCGGCGACGACGGCACGGCGCCTCCGCACGAGGCCAAGGCCGGCAAGGTCGTCGGCGAGCTCACGGTCGGCGACGGCTCCAGCCACGCGGTGAAGGTCCCCGTGGCTCTCCAGAAGGACCTCGCCGAGCCGGGCTTCACGGACAAGCTGACCCGTCTGGGCTGA
- a CDS encoding GOLPH3/VPS74 family protein, producing MGRSRRTLPEELLLLALDPATGTTAQPQSLDLGLAGAQLVELALAGRIAPDGDRIAVVVPRPTGDPTLDTALELLRRRGAPVRAVHWIGGPRLGLRQIYLSHLERCGMVHAVPGQMCGVLPTTRYQATDTAISREIRSRLDSAIRTGVPPDPRTAALAALAHAVGLGKHLYPGNEGRSSRSRLRDLIRHDPMGGLVAHAVMDVQNGVGAQPRRNPAAGARSAAEPARGVPMQPRHGSMARVVAH from the coding sequence ATGGGCAGGAGCCGCAGAACACTTCCGGAGGAGCTTCTGCTGCTGGCACTGGACCCGGCCACGGGTACCACTGCACAGCCGCAGTCGCTCGACCTTGGTCTGGCCGGAGCACAGCTAGTGGAGCTGGCGCTGGCCGGACGGATAGCCCCAGACGGGGATCGTATCGCCGTGGTGGTGCCACGGCCGACTGGAGATCCGACTTTGGACACCGCTTTGGAGTTGCTGCGCAGGCGCGGCGCTCCCGTGCGGGCCGTCCACTGGATCGGCGGGCCCCGTCTCGGGCTCCGCCAGATCTACCTCTCGCATCTGGAGCGGTGCGGCATGGTCCATGCCGTGCCGGGCCAGATGTGCGGGGTTCTGCCGACGACTCGCTACCAGGCGACGGACACGGCCATCAGTCGGGAGATCAGGTCCCGGCTGGATTCCGCGATCCGCACCGGCGTTCCGCCGGACCCGCGGACCGCGGCGCTCGCCGCCCTGGCCCACGCGGTCGGTCTCGGCAAGCACCTGTATCCGGGCAACGAGGGCCGCTCGTCCCGTTCCCGGCTGCGGGATCTGATCAGGCACGACCCCATGGGCGGCCTCGTGGCGCACGCCGTGATGGACGTCCAGAACGGCGTGGGCGCACAGCCACGCCGCAACCCGGCCGCCGGCGCCAGGTCTGCGGCGGAACCCGCCCGCGGTGTCCCGATGCAGCCGCGCCACGGATCCATGGCGCGCGTCGTGGCCCACTGA